One region of Takifugu flavidus isolate HTHZ2018 chromosome 14, ASM371156v2, whole genome shotgun sequence genomic DNA includes:
- the LOC130537095 gene encoding remodeling and spacing factor 1-like isoform X27, whose amino-acid sequence MAASAATASSSLGLCPNYAVICSFLERYGALLDLPELTFPQLERYLQDTSSVPKLLVDLHVKLLRKIGKSVSADRWEKYLVKVCQEFNTTWAWELEQKGYKEMQTECKAAILKYLCECQFDENVKFKTAINEEDPDKMRILPIGRDKDGQMYWFQLDQDDNVRVYVEEQDDLDGSSWKCIVKTRNDLAEVVALLKTQIDPELLKREQENMAESEKKENTEGEVKKSESSSDEDSRDGDVKCSVSQKVDWADNGVSQNSVIEGNVEAESCSEKPPADVNMCDKNLIIKKEPPDISDRKPNKETMAVSIKSENGEEVKTNGEVKKISPEGIQQALKTQEQAKIPLKKRGMKFSEDFDKNSNIIVPNPSLHHGNECAKTELAPEQAGKTLGVNDHVNGDVQAQAEKEPQSDSKPKETVRMEQENSPSEAKNEGLTEKPSAAAPVEAPAVAPVEAPAVAPAVAPEEAPAVAPEEAPAAAPVVAPEVAPAVAPVVAPAVAPEEAPAAAPEVAPVVAPAAAPEVAPVVAPAVAPVVASVEAPVEASVVAPVVAPEEAPAAAPEVAPEVAPAVAPAAAPEVAPVVAPEVAPVVAPVVAPAVAPEVAPAASPEVAPVVAPAASPEVAPAASPEVAPAASPEVAPVVAPAVAPEVAPEVAPEVAPVVASEVASVVAPAVAPEVAPEVAPAASPEVAPVVASVVAPVVAPEVAPEVAPEVAPEVAPEVAPVVAPEVAPEVAPEGALVEAPAVAPAVAPEVAPVTVSATPILPKNSNNQREKSPNDHKHTRSPSLKPDERHSAEESDRTEGTKTTMKEGLIDTRGDIEGEKAETREPTDKPDVEMAEIQKGTSQEAKNAVKTAAEEMVTETNSAEAPEKVESSKVKTFDHGDAEGKASMASEKETSQHSEGTANSDGGIKEDSTVAGESKMWVEKPAGKEEPSHPSEGRNTVRQPDPRPSRTEEDGERKSLSSDNKDDANDKNAALPTLDPPAEANEDEEKLEEEMQNKAECKTKDGLSQTPSKPDAGNETEQQNKDEKKTEVCSLEETPVRTQARTKRPVHRRRAEVQMEDWPTDAESDANVGRSLRRSPRISRPTAKAVEIHDKVSQNTTPAEKPEDEKSAKEKEEEEELEEAKATQKKPREKKVDQEGQTKSKGRKRRRVRWSNTRTHRKKRSSEDDASDQESSEEEESEEEDDSDEDYKVERGRRRRNRNRERRSSDSSTSSDDDLPPNDDPCKHCGLPNHPELILLCDSCDSGYHTACLRPPLMIIPDGEWFCPPCQHKQLCDKLQEQLQNLDAALKKKERAERRKERLIYVGISVENIIAPSVEEEPKPEIIKEKKEVKKSKSWGRRSTRNKKSISYRFDEFDEAIEEAIEEDVKEAEGGGAGRGKDMSNITGHRGKDMSAILQADDGKENGQVPRPTAGQRRKKRRRLNDLDSDSTVDEEESEEEFCLSESSEEFVASDNESEAETGVESNHSEGSDTPHVTSRIRNVPQRRHSSRKRQRPSWYSDEEEESGEEEEDEIVTEGSSEFSDGDLDMSRRRSRRSRKAQVNYRETSESEGSQADTNRSKLKPRRRQESSDSEVSFSGDSEDESRGKRRAGSSEEDSRERRRRLALKRRRASEEDNSDDSSDDSSEEEDRPIRKRVNRIDSDDDEEEDTWVAKEAAEKADEESNLAGSKLEPPSSNGQGRIKSPEGHPPARDQLTNTEPPKNAGVTPAAPLAPNGVSGQDVAGQEDDEDDLLGVTDLVDYVCNNEDL is encoded by the exons ATGGCTGCTTCGGCGGCAACGGCGAGTTCTTCCCTTGGTTTGTGTCCTAATTATGCTGTGATTTGCTCCTTTCTGGAGCGTTACGGTGCTTTGCTGGACCTACCGGAGCTGACCTTTCCTCAGCTGGAGCGTTATCTGCAGGACACATCATCAG TTCCAAAGTTGCTGGTTGATCTCCATGTTAAGTTACTAAGGAAGATCGGCAAGTCGGTGTCAGCAGATAGGTGGGAGAAATATCTAGTAAAG GTGTGTCAGGAGTTTAATACAACATGGGCGTGGGAACTCGAACAGAAAGGATACAAGGAGATGCAAACAGAATGCAAAGCAGCCATTCTGAAA TACTTGTGTGAGTGCCAGTTTGATGAAAACGTGAAGTTTAAAACGGCCATCAATGAGGAAGACCCAGATAAGATGCGTATTCTGCCCATTGGCCGGGACAAAGATGGTCAGATGTACTGGTTTCAACTGGATCAAGATGACAATGTGCGCGTCTACGTGGAGGAACAGGACGATTTGGACGGGTCGTCCTGGAAGTGCATCGTCAA AACCAGAAACGACTTGGCTGAAGTGGTCGCTTTGCTCAAGACGCAAATTGATCCGGAGCTGCTAAAAAGGGAGCAGGAAAACATGGCAGAGTCTGAGAAGAAAGAGAACACGGAAG GTGAAGTTAAAAAGTCAGAGAGTTCGTCTGATGAAGACAGCAGAGACGGCGATGTTAAATGTTCTGTCTCACAGAAAGTTGACTGGGCTGACAACGGCGTCTCACAGAACAGCGTCATCGAGGGCAACGTCGAAGCGGAGTCGTGTTCAGAAAAACCCCCTGCGGATGTCAACATGTGCGACAAAAATCTGATCATTAAAAAAGAGCCGCCAGACATTTCTGACAGGAAGCCGAACAAAGAGACCATGGCTGTATCCATAAAGTCCGAGAATGGAGAAGAGGTGAAGACGAATGGAGAAGTTAAGAAGATCAGCCCTGAAGGGATCCAGCAAGCTCTCAAAACCCAGGAACAGGCCAAGATTCCTTTGAAAAAACGAGGGATGAAGTTTAGTGAAGACTTTGACAAAAACAGCAATATTATAGTCCCAAACCCATCCCTTCATCACGGGAACGAATGTGCAAAAACAGAGCTGGCCCCTGAGCAGGCGGGTAAGACGTTGGGCGTAAATGATCACGTTAACGGTGACGTCCAAGCCCAGGCAGAGAAAGAACCCCAGAGTGATTCAAAACCTAAAGAGACTGtgaggatggagcaggagaatTCACCTTCAGAGGCAAAAAATGAGGGTTTGACAGAAAAgccgtcagcagcagctccagtg GAGGCTCCAGCTGTAGCTCCAGTGGAGGCTCCAGCTGTAGCTCCAGCTGTAGCTCCAGAGGAGGCTCCAGCGGTGGCTCCAgaggaggctccagcagcagctccagtggtggctccagaggtggctccagctgtaGCTCCAGTGGTGGCTCCAGCTGTAGCTCCAgaggaggctccagcagcagctccagaggtggctccagtg gtagctccagcagcagctccagaggtggctccagTGGTGGCTCCAGCTGTAGCTCCAGTGGTGGCTTCAGTGGAGGCTCCAGTGGAGGCTTCAGTGGTGGCTCCAGTGGTGGCTCCAgaggaggctccagcagcagctccagaggtggctccagaggtggctccagcagtagctccagcagcagctccagaggtggctccagtggtggctccagaggtggctccagTG GTGGCTCCAGTGGTGGCTCCAGCAGTAgctccagaggtggctccagcagcatctccggaggtggctccagtggtggctccagcagcatctccagaggtggctccagcagcatctccagaggtagctccagcagcatctccggAGGTGGCTCCAGTGGTGGCTCCAGCAGTAgctccagaggtggctccagaggtggctccagaggtggctccagTGGTGGCTTCAGAGGTGGCTTCAGTGGTGGCTCCAGCAGTAgctccagaggtggctccagag GtagctccagcagcatctccggAGGTGGCTCCAGTGGTGGCTTCAGTGGTGGCTCCAGTGGTggctccagaggtggctccagaggtggctccagaggtggctccagaggtagctccagaggtggctccagTG GTAgctccagaggtggctccagAGGTAGCTCCAGAGGGGGCTCTGGTAGAGGCTCCAGCTGTAGCTCCAGCTGTAgctccagaggtggctccagTGACTGTGTCAGCGACGCCAATTTTGCCCAAAAACTCCAACAATCAACGTGAGAAAAGTCCCAATGACCACAAACACACTAGAAGTCCGAGTCTGAAACCTGATGAACGTCATTCAGCTGAGGAGTCAGATCGGACTGAAGGAACAAAGACGACGATGAAAGAAGGTTTAATCGACACAAGAGGAGACATTGAAGGAGAGAAAGCAGAAACCAGAGAACCCACAGACAAACCTGACGTTGAAATGGCAGAAATCCAAAAAGGGACCAGCCAAGAGGCCAAAAATGCTGTCAAAACTGCAGCCGAGGAAATGGTAACTGAAACAAACAGTgcagaagctccagaaaaggtggAATCTTCTAAGGTGAAAACATTCGACCACGGagatgcagaaggaaaagcCAGCATGGCCTCGGAGAAGGAAACATCCCAGCATTCAGAGGGAACAGCAAACTCTGACGGTGGAATCAAAGAGGACTCCACAGTTGCCGGCGAAAGTAAGATGTGGGTGGAAAAAcctgcaggaaaagaagaaccaTCTCATCCTTCGGAGGGGAGAAACACAGTGAGACAACCTGACCCAAGGCCTTCAAGgacagaagaagatggagagcgGAAGAGTCTGTCGTCGGACAACAAAGATGACGCCAACGATAAAAATGCAGCGCTCCCAACCCTAGATCCTCCAGCAGAGGCCAACGAAGATGAAGAGAAGCTAGAAGAGGAAATGCAGAACAAAGCTGAATGTAAAACCAAGGATGGTTTGTCACAGACGCCCTCCAAGCCTGATGCAGGAAACGAAACTGAGCAACAAAACAAGGACGAAAAGAAGACGGAGGTCTGCTCGCTCGAAGAGACGCCAGTCAGGACTCAGGCCAGAACTAAACGGCCGGTTCACCGCAGGCGAGCCGAAGTCCAGATGGAGGATTGGCCAACGGATGCCGAATCGGACGCTAACGTGGGCAGATCGCTGCGGAGATCCCCTAGAATCTCAAGACCAACTGCAAAGGCTGTAGAGATCCACGACAAAGTGAGCCAGAACACCACGCCGGCGGAGAAGCCGGAGGATGAGAAGAGCGcgaaggaaaaagaggaagaggaggagctggaggaagccaaGGCCACGCAGAAGAAACCAAGGGAGAAAAAGGTTGATCAGGAAGGTCAAACCAAGTCAAAG GGAAGGAAGCGGCGGAGGGTCCGATGGTCCAACACACGGACGCATCGCAAAAAGCGAAGCTCTGAAGATGACGCCAGCGACCAGGAGTCGagcgaagaggaggagagcgaagaAGAGGACGACAGTGACGAGGACTATAAGGTGGAGCGAGGCAGAAGGCGGCGGAATCGCAACCGGGAGCGACGCAGCTCGGACTCCTCCACATCCTCGGATGATGACCTACCTCCAAACGACGACCCCTGTAAACACTGTGGTCTTCCAAATCACCCTGAGCTG ATCTTACTGTGCGATTCCTGTGACAGCGGCTACCACACGGCCTGCCTGAGGCCCCCCCTCATGATCATCCCTGATGGCGAATGGTTCTGCCCGCCCTGTCAGCAC AAGCAGCTGTGCGACAAACTGCAAGAGCAACTGCAAAACCTGGACGCCGCGTTGAAGAAGAAggaaagagcagagaggag GAAAGAGCGATTGATCTACGTTGGAATTAGCGTTGAAAACATCATCGCCCCCTCG gtggaggaggagccaaAGCCCGAGAtcatcaaagagaagaaagaagtgaAGAAAAGCAAGAGCTGGGGTCGAAGGTCAACGAGGAACAAGAAATCCATCAGCTACAG GTTTGATGAATTTGATGAGGCGATCGAGGAGGCCATCGAGGAAGACGTGAAAGAAGCAGAAGGCGGAG GAGCAGGACGGGGCAAAGACATGTCCAACATCACCGGCCATCGAGGAAAAGACATGTCCGCCATCCTGCAGGCCGACGACGGAAAAGAGAACGGCCAGGTACCGCGACCCACCGCCGGGCAGCGCAGGAAGAAACGCCGGCGCCTGAACGACCTGGACAGTGACAGCACcgtggacgaggaggagagcgaggaagagTTTTGTCTAAGCGAAAG CTCAGAGGAGTTTGTCGCCTCCGACAATGAATCGGAGGCCGAAACGGGCGTAGAGTCCAACCACAGCGAAGGCAGCGACACGCCTCACGTGACATCGCGAATCAGAAACGTGCCGCAGCGCCGACACAGctccaggaagaggcagaggccGAGTTGGTACTCGGACGAAGaagaggagagtggagaggaagaggaagatgaaataG TGACCGAAGGCTCCAGCGAGTTTAGTGACGGAGATCTGGACATGAGTCGACGGCGTTCCCGGCGGAGTCGGAAGGCTCAGGTGAACTACAGAGAGACCTCCGAGTCTGAAGGTTCTCAGGCCGACACCAATCGGTCCAAGCTGAAACCCAGGAGACGGCAGGAGAGCTCTGACAGCGAAG tcaGTTTCTCCGGCGACTCTGAGGATGAGTccagggggaagaggagagcggGCTCTTCTGAGGAGGACTCCAGAGAACGACGCAGGAGGCTTGCGCTGAAACGGCGACGGGCCTCCGAAGAGGACAACTCTGACGACTCGTCCGACGACTcctcggaggaggaggatcggCCCATCCGCAAAAGAGTGAATCGCATCGACTCGGACgacgacgaggaggaggacacttGGGTGGCAAAGGAAGCCGCTGAGAAAGCGGATGAAGAATCAAACCTTGCAGGCAGTAAACTGGAGCCGCCGTCCAGTAACGGACAGGGTCGAATAAAGAGCCCTGAGGGGCACCCCCCCGCCAGAGACCAGCTCACGAATACGGAGCCGCCCAAAAACGCCGGCGTCACGCCAGCCGCCCCCTTAGCACCAAACGGCGTGTCCGGCCAAGACgtggcaggacaggaggacgacGAAGACGACCTGTTAGGAGTCACAGACCTCGTGGACTACGTCTGCAATAACGAAGACttgtaa
- the LOC130537095 gene encoding remodeling and spacing factor 1-like isoform X18 has translation MAASAATASSSLGLCPNYAVICSFLERYGALLDLPELTFPQLERYLQDTSSVPKLLVDLHVKLLRKIGKSVSADRWEKYLVKVCQEFNTTWAWELEQKGYKEMQTECKAAILKYLCECQFDENVKFKTAINEEDPDKMRILPIGRDKDGQMYWFQLDQDDNVRVYVEEQDDLDGSSWKCIVKTRNDLAEVVALLKTQIDPELLKREQENMAESEKKENTEGEVKKSESSSDEDSRDGDVKCSVSQKVDWADNGVSQNSVIEGNVEAESCSEKPPADVNMCDKNLIIKKEPPDISDRKPNKETMAVSIKSENGEEVKTNGEVKKISPEGIQQALKTQEQAKIPLKKRGMKFSEDFDKNSNIIVPNPSLHHGNECAKTELAPEQAGKTLGVNDHVNGDVQAQAEKEPQSDSKPKETVRMEQENSPSEAKNEGLTEKPSAAAPVEAPAVAPVEAPAVAPAVAPEEAPAVAPEEAPAAAPVVAPEVAPAVAPVVAPAVAPEEAPAAAPEVAPVVAPAAAPEVAPVVAPAVAPVVASVEAPVEASVVAPVVAPEEAPAAAPEVAPEVAPAVAPAAAPEVAPVVAPEVAPVVVPAVAPEVAPEVAPEVAPEVAPAASPEVAPVVASEVAPVVAPAVAPEVAPAASPEVAPVVAPAASPEVAPAASPEVAPAASPEVAPVVAPAVAPEVAPEVAPEVAPVVASEVAPVVASVVAPVVAPEVAPEVAPEVAPEVAPEVAPVVAPEVAPEVAPEGALVEAPAVAPAVAPEVAPVTVSATPILPKNSNNQREKSPNDHKHTRSPSLKPDERHSAEESDRTEGTKTTMKEGLIDTRGDIEGEKAETREPTDKPDVEMAEIQKGTSQEAKNAVKTAAEEMVTETNSAEAPEKVESSKVKTFDHGDAEGKASMASEKETSQHSEGTANSDGGIKEDSTVAGESKMWVEKPAGKEEPSHPSEGRNTVRQPDPRPSRTEEDGERKSLSSDNKDDANDKNAALPTLDPPAEANEDEEKLEEEMQNKAECKTKDGLSQTPSKPDAGNETEQQNKDEKKTEVCSLEETPVRTQARTKRPVHRRRAEVQMEDWPTDAESDANVGRSLRRSPRISRPTAKAVEIHDKVSQNTTPAEKPEDEKSAKEKEEEEELEEAKATQKKPREKKVDQEGQTKSKGRKRRRVRWSNTRTHRKKRSSEDDASDQESSEEEESEEEDDSDEDYKVERGRRRRNRNRERRSSDSSTSSDDDLPPNDDPCKHCGLPNHPELILLCDSCDSGYHTACLRPPLMIIPDGEWFCPPCQHKQLCDKLQEQLQNLDAALKKKERAERRKERLIYVGISVENIIAPSVEEEPKPEIIKEKKEVKKSKSWGRRSTRNKKSISYRFDEFDEAIEEAIEEDVKEAEGGGAGRGKDMSNITGHRGKDMSAILQADDGKENGQVPRPTAGQRRKKRRRLNDLDSDSTVDEEESEEEFCLSESSEEFVASDNESEAETGVESNHSEGSDTPHVTSRIRNVPQRRHSSRKRQRPSWYSDEEEESGEEEEDEIVTEGSSEFSDGDLDMSRRRSRRSRKAQVNYRETSESEGSQADTNRSKLKPRRRQESSDSEVSFSGDSEDESRGKRRAGSSEEDSRERRRRLALKRRRASEEDNSDDSSDDSSEEEDRPIRKRVNRIDSDDDEEEDTWVAKEAAEKADEESNLAGSKLEPPSSNGQGRIKSPEGHPPARDQLTNTEPPKNAGVTPAAPLAPNGVSGQDVAGQEDDEDDLLGVTDLVDYVCNNEDL, from the exons ATGGCTGCTTCGGCGGCAACGGCGAGTTCTTCCCTTGGTTTGTGTCCTAATTATGCTGTGATTTGCTCCTTTCTGGAGCGTTACGGTGCTTTGCTGGACCTACCGGAGCTGACCTTTCCTCAGCTGGAGCGTTATCTGCAGGACACATCATCAG TTCCAAAGTTGCTGGTTGATCTCCATGTTAAGTTACTAAGGAAGATCGGCAAGTCGGTGTCAGCAGATAGGTGGGAGAAATATCTAGTAAAG GTGTGTCAGGAGTTTAATACAACATGGGCGTGGGAACTCGAACAGAAAGGATACAAGGAGATGCAAACAGAATGCAAAGCAGCCATTCTGAAA TACTTGTGTGAGTGCCAGTTTGATGAAAACGTGAAGTTTAAAACGGCCATCAATGAGGAAGACCCAGATAAGATGCGTATTCTGCCCATTGGCCGGGACAAAGATGGTCAGATGTACTGGTTTCAACTGGATCAAGATGACAATGTGCGCGTCTACGTGGAGGAACAGGACGATTTGGACGGGTCGTCCTGGAAGTGCATCGTCAA AACCAGAAACGACTTGGCTGAAGTGGTCGCTTTGCTCAAGACGCAAATTGATCCGGAGCTGCTAAAAAGGGAGCAGGAAAACATGGCAGAGTCTGAGAAGAAAGAGAACACGGAAG GTGAAGTTAAAAAGTCAGAGAGTTCGTCTGATGAAGACAGCAGAGACGGCGATGTTAAATGTTCTGTCTCACAGAAAGTTGACTGGGCTGACAACGGCGTCTCACAGAACAGCGTCATCGAGGGCAACGTCGAAGCGGAGTCGTGTTCAGAAAAACCCCCTGCGGATGTCAACATGTGCGACAAAAATCTGATCATTAAAAAAGAGCCGCCAGACATTTCTGACAGGAAGCCGAACAAAGAGACCATGGCTGTATCCATAAAGTCCGAGAATGGAGAAGAGGTGAAGACGAATGGAGAAGTTAAGAAGATCAGCCCTGAAGGGATCCAGCAAGCTCTCAAAACCCAGGAACAGGCCAAGATTCCTTTGAAAAAACGAGGGATGAAGTTTAGTGAAGACTTTGACAAAAACAGCAATATTATAGTCCCAAACCCATCCCTTCATCACGGGAACGAATGTGCAAAAACAGAGCTGGCCCCTGAGCAGGCGGGTAAGACGTTGGGCGTAAATGATCACGTTAACGGTGACGTCCAAGCCCAGGCAGAGAAAGAACCCCAGAGTGATTCAAAACCTAAAGAGACTGtgaggatggagcaggagaatTCACCTTCAGAGGCAAAAAATGAGGGTTTGACAGAAAAgccgtcagcagcagctccagtg GAGGCTCCAGCTGTAGCTCCAGTGGAGGCTCCAGCTGTAGCTCCAGCTGTAGCTCCAGAGGAGGCTCCAGCGGTGGCTCCAgaggaggctccagcagcagctccagtggtggctccagaggtggctccagctgtaGCTCCAGTGGTGGCTCCAGCTGTAGCTCCAgaggaggctccagcagcagctccagaggtggctccagtg gtagctccagcagcagctccagaggtggctccagTGGTGGCTCCAGCTGTAGCTCCAGTGGTGGCTTCAGTGGAGGCTCCAGTGGAGGCTTCAGTGGTGGCTCCAGTGGTGGCTCCAgaggaggctccagcagcagctccagaggtggctccagaggtggctccagcagtagctccagcagcagctccagaggtggctccagtggtggctccagaggtggctccagTGGTGGTTCCAGCAGTAGCTCCAGAGGTAGCTCCAGAGGTAgctccagaggtggctccagaggtggctccagcagcatctccggAGGTGGCTCCAGTGGTGGCTTCAGAGGTGGCTCCAGTGGTGGCTCCAGCAGTAgctccagaggtggctccagcagcatctccggaggtggctccagtggtggctccagcagcatctccagaggtggctccagcagcatctccagaggtagctccagcagcatctccggAGGTGGCTCCAGTGGTGGCTCCAGCAGTAgctccagaggtggctccagaggtggctccagaggtggctccagTGGTGGCTTCAGAG GTGGCTCCAGTGGTGGCTTCAGTGGTGGCTCCAGTGGTggctccagaggtggctccagaggtggctccagaggtggctccagaggtagctccagaggtggctccagTG GTAgctccagaggtggctccagAGGTAGCTCCAGAGGGGGCTCTGGTAGAGGCTCCAGCTGTAGCTCCAGCTGTAgctccagaggtggctccagTGACTGTGTCAGCGACGCCAATTTTGCCCAAAAACTCCAACAATCAACGTGAGAAAAGTCCCAATGACCACAAACACACTAGAAGTCCGAGTCTGAAACCTGATGAACGTCATTCAGCTGAGGAGTCAGATCGGACTGAAGGAACAAAGACGACGATGAAAGAAGGTTTAATCGACACAAGAGGAGACATTGAAGGAGAGAAAGCAGAAACCAGAGAACCCACAGACAAACCTGACGTTGAAATGGCAGAAATCCAAAAAGGGACCAGCCAAGAGGCCAAAAATGCTGTCAAAACTGCAGCCGAGGAAATGGTAACTGAAACAAACAGTgcagaagctccagaaaaggtggAATCTTCTAAGGTGAAAACATTCGACCACGGagatgcagaaggaaaagcCAGCATGGCCTCGGAGAAGGAAACATCCCAGCATTCAGAGGGAACAGCAAACTCTGACGGTGGAATCAAAGAGGACTCCACAGTTGCCGGCGAAAGTAAGATGTGGGTGGAAAAAcctgcaggaaaagaagaaccaTCTCATCCTTCGGAGGGGAGAAACACAGTGAGACAACCTGACCCAAGGCCTTCAAGgacagaagaagatggagagcgGAAGAGTCTGTCGTCGGACAACAAAGATGACGCCAACGATAAAAATGCAGCGCTCCCAACCCTAGATCCTCCAGCAGAGGCCAACGAAGATGAAGAGAAGCTAGAAGAGGAAATGCAGAACAAAGCTGAATGTAAAACCAAGGATGGTTTGTCACAGACGCCCTCCAAGCCTGATGCAGGAAACGAAACTGAGCAACAAAACAAGGACGAAAAGAAGACGGAGGTCTGCTCGCTCGAAGAGACGCCAGTCAGGACTCAGGCCAGAACTAAACGGCCGGTTCACCGCAGGCGAGCCGAAGTCCAGATGGAGGATTGGCCAACGGATGCCGAATCGGACGCTAACGTGGGCAGATCGCTGCGGAGATCCCCTAGAATCTCAAGACCAACTGCAAAGGCTGTAGAGATCCACGACAAAGTGAGCCAGAACACCACGCCGGCGGAGAAGCCGGAGGATGAGAAGAGCGcgaaggaaaaagaggaagaggaggagctggaggaagccaaGGCCACGCAGAAGAAACCAAGGGAGAAAAAGGTTGATCAGGAAGGTCAAACCAAGTCAAAG GGAAGGAAGCGGCGGAGGGTCCGATGGTCCAACACACGGACGCATCGCAAAAAGCGAAGCTCTGAAGATGACGCCAGCGACCAGGAGTCGagcgaagaggaggagagcgaagaAGAGGACGACAGTGACGAGGACTATAAGGTGGAGCGAGGCAGAAGGCGGCGGAATCGCAACCGGGAGCGACGCAGCTCGGACTCCTCCACATCCTCGGATGATGACCTACCTCCAAACGACGACCCCTGTAAACACTGTGGTCTTCCAAATCACCCTGAGCTG ATCTTACTGTGCGATTCCTGTGACAGCGGCTACCACACGGCCTGCCTGAGGCCCCCCCTCATGATCATCCCTGATGGCGAATGGTTCTGCCCGCCCTGTCAGCAC AAGCAGCTGTGCGACAAACTGCAAGAGCAACTGCAAAACCTGGACGCCGCGTTGAAGAAGAAggaaagagcagagaggag GAAAGAGCGATTGATCTACGTTGGAATTAGCGTTGAAAACATCATCGCCCCCTCG gtggaggaggagccaaAGCCCGAGAtcatcaaagagaagaaagaagtgaAGAAAAGCAAGAGCTGGGGTCGAAGGTCAACGAGGAACAAGAAATCCATCAGCTACAG GTTTGATGAATTTGATGAGGCGATCGAGGAGGCCATCGAGGAAGACGTGAAAGAAGCAGAAGGCGGAG GAGCAGGACGGGGCAAAGACATGTCCAACATCACCGGCCATCGAGGAAAAGACATGTCCGCCATCCTGCAGGCCGACGACGGAAAAGAGAACGGCCAGGTACCGCGACCCACCGCCGGGCAGCGCAGGAAGAAACGCCGGCGCCTGAACGACCTGGACAGTGACAGCACcgtggacgaggaggagagcgaggaagagTTTTGTCTAAGCGAAAG CTCAGAGGAGTTTGTCGCCTCCGACAATGAATCGGAGGCCGAAACGGGCGTAGAGTCCAACCACAGCGAAGGCAGCGACACGCCTCACGTGACATCGCGAATCAGAAACGTGCCGCAGCGCCGACACAGctccaggaagaggcagaggccGAGTTGGTACTCGGACGAAGaagaggagagtggagaggaagaggaagatgaaataG TGACCGAAGGCTCCAGCGAGTTTAGTGACGGAGATCTGGACATGAGTCGACGGCGTTCCCGGCGGAGTCGGAAGGCTCAGGTGAACTACAGAGAGACCTCCGAGTCTGAAGGTTCTCAGGCCGACACCAATCGGTCCAAGCTGAAACCCAGGAGACGGCAGGAGAGCTCTGACAGCGAAG tcaGTTTCTCCGGCGACTCTGAGGATGAGTccagggggaagaggagagcggGCTCTTCTGAGGAGGACTCCAGAGAACGACGCAGGAGGCTTGCGCTGAAACGGCGACGGGCCTCCGAAGAGGACAACTCTGACGACTCGTCCGACGACTcctcggaggaggaggatcggCCCATCCGCAAAAGAGTGAATCGCATCGACTCGGACgacgacgaggaggaggacacttGGGTGGCAAAGGAAGCCGCTGAGAAAGCGGATGAAGAATCAAACCTTGCAGGCAGTAAACTGGAGCCGCCGTCCAGTAACGGACAGGGTCGAATAAAGAGCCCTGAGGGGCACCCCCCCGCCAGAGACCAGCTCACGAATACGGAGCCGCCCAAAAACGCCGGCGTCACGCCAGCCGCCCCCTTAGCACCAAACGGCGTGTCCGGCCAAGACgtggcaggacaggaggacgacGAAGACGACCTGTTAGGAGTCACAGACCTCGTGGACTACGTCTGCAATAACGAAGACttgtaa